In Streptomyces sp. 1222.5, a single window of DNA contains:
- a CDS encoding DUF6052 family protein, translating into MTNDTSLTPEQRDRLLQSYRTLSDLRGACRVPAVQAALRGALAELRVALDGQAVDLDDYYRPVPAEPDGAAHMPSGLAA; encoded by the coding sequence ATGACGAACGACACCTCGCTCACGCCTGAGCAGCGGGACCGTCTACTGCAGAGTTACCGCACCCTTTCGGACCTCCGTGGCGCATGCCGGGTGCCGGCCGTCCAGGCCGCCCTGCGCGGCGCCCTCGCCGAACTCCGCGTCGCCCTCGACGGCCAGGCCGTGGACCTGGACGACTACTACCGCCCAGTGCCGGCCGAGCCGGACGGGGCAGCACACATGCCGTCGGGCCTGGCGGCCTGA
- a CDS encoding anthranilate synthase component I family protein: MTEPRTAPAAVRVTTRTRTLSRLPMLPAYRALAARFGDDSVYLLESAAGPIRECRFQFVGFGALLSVAVTGGAVRVEGVPALRDPLLERIRPLVAEGVDGTLRLRTLAGLWPLLRTAQGLFDTPGSATRFRFGFLGYFGYDTVRYVEDLPHLIEQGPDLPDVELVVHQGLVVRDVAEDRTELLLHESDAWPAFDPQDITALLEDAESSWPEPEADDVPEALVSDDTDPEAFRRDVERCLEHIAVGDIYQVQIGHELSIRSGADPVDVYQRLRRRNASPYMYLASVGGQHVIGASPELFVRIEQGAVTMRPIAGTLPRTGDDEAGARRLRSDPKEIAEHTMLVDLCRNDIGRIAKADSLVVPDEFAVEQYSHVLHLVSTVSGQAEADKDAFDAVAALFPAGTMTGTPKIRAMEIIESLERSRRGLYAGALGVIDIGGYTNLALCIRTLFHHDGVYRTRASAGIVADSEPAKEWRETLAKMSAAHWAVTGKELL; the protein is encoded by the coding sequence ATGACCGAGCCCCGCACGGCACCGGCCGCGGTCCGGGTGACCACCCGGACGCGCACTCTGTCCCGGCTGCCGATGTTGCCCGCCTACCGCGCCCTGGCCGCGCGCTTCGGCGACGACAGCGTCTACCTGCTCGAATCGGCGGCGGGCCCGATCCGTGAGTGCCGCTTCCAATTCGTCGGCTTCGGCGCACTGCTGTCCGTGGCCGTCACCGGCGGAGCCGTCCGCGTCGAGGGCGTCCCCGCGCTGCGCGATCCGCTGCTGGAGCGCATCCGGCCGCTGGTCGCCGAGGGCGTCGACGGCACCCTGCGGCTGCGGACCCTCGCCGGCCTGTGGCCGCTGCTGCGCACCGCCCAGGGCCTGTTCGACACCCCCGGCTCCGCGACCCGCTTCCGGTTCGGTTTCCTCGGCTACTTCGGCTACGACACCGTGCGCTACGTCGAGGACCTGCCCCACCTCATCGAGCAAGGCCCCGACCTGCCGGACGTGGAACTCGTCGTCCATCAGGGGCTAGTGGTGCGGGACGTCGCCGAGGACAGGACCGAGCTGCTGCTGCACGAGTCCGATGCGTGGCCGGCGTTCGACCCACAGGACATCACCGCACTGCTTGAGGACGCCGAGAGCTCCTGGCCCGAACCCGAGGCGGACGACGTCCCCGAGGCGCTCGTGAGCGACGACACCGACCCCGAGGCATTCCGCCGCGACGTGGAACGCTGCCTGGAACACATCGCGGTCGGCGACATCTATCAGGTGCAGATCGGCCACGAACTGAGCATCCGCTCCGGCGCCGACCCCGTCGACGTCTACCAGCGGCTGCGCCGCCGCAACGCCTCCCCGTACATGTACCTGGCGAGCGTTGGCGGGCAGCACGTCATCGGCGCGAGCCCCGAGCTGTTCGTACGCATCGAGCAGGGCGCCGTCACCATGCGGCCGATCGCCGGGACGCTGCCGCGCACCGGCGACGACGAGGCGGGCGCCCGGCGGCTGCGCTCGGACCCCAAGGAGATCGCCGAGCACACCATGCTGGTGGACCTGTGCCGCAACGACATCGGGCGGATCGCCAAGGCGGACTCCCTCGTCGTGCCCGACGAGTTCGCCGTCGAACAGTACTCCCACGTCCTGCATCTGGTCTCGACCGTGTCCGGGCAGGCCGAGGCGGACAAGGACGCCTTCGACGCCGTGGCCGCCCTGTTTCCCGCCGGCACCATGACCGGCACGCCCAAGATCCGGGCCATGGAGATCATCGAGTCCCTCGAACGCAGCCGCCGCGGCCTGTACGCCGGTGCGCTCGGTGTGATCGACATCGGCGGATACACCAACCTCGCGCTGTGTATCCGCACCCTCTTCCACCACGACGGCGTCTACCGCACTCGTGCCTCGGCGGGGATCGTCGCCGACTCCGAACCGGCGAAGGAGTGGCGCGAGACGCTGGCCAAGATGAGCGCCGCCCACTGGGCGGTCACCGGAAAGGAGCTGTTGTGA
- a CDS encoding aminodeoxychorismate/anthranilate synthase component II: MTTPSPTVAGHPGPRPRILVVDAFDSFVDILRQYLMSAGAEPLMVRSNALRLTEVERRHPDAILLGPGPGHPDDSGHVEIVQTFAGRLPLFGVCLGHQAIGRAYGAEVVPARRLMHGKASHVEHDGRGVFAGVPDRFSATRYHSLIVPETTVPAALEVTARSAEDGYVMGLRHRTLPIESVQFHPESFRTEHGMRMISNFLRGVRGFATERGHVLAA, from the coding sequence GTGACGACACCCTCGCCCACCGTGGCCGGGCACCCCGGTCCGCGACCGCGCATCCTGGTCGTCGACGCCTTCGACAGCTTCGTCGACATCCTGCGCCAGTACCTGATGTCGGCCGGGGCCGAGCCGCTGATGGTGCGCTCCAACGCCCTGCGACTGACGGAGGTCGAACGGCGCCACCCCGACGCGATCCTGCTCGGCCCGGGGCCCGGGCACCCGGACGACTCCGGGCACGTCGAGATCGTGCAGACCTTCGCCGGCCGGCTGCCGCTGTTCGGCGTCTGTCTCGGCCACCAGGCCATCGGCCGCGCCTACGGAGCCGAGGTCGTACCGGCCCGACGACTGATGCACGGCAAGGCGAGCCACGTCGAGCACGACGGACGCGGAGTGTTCGCCGGGGTGCCGGACCGCTTCTCGGCCACCCGCTACCACTCGCTGATCGTGCCGGAGACGACCGTGCCGGCCGCTCTGGAGGTCACCGCACGCTCCGCCGAGGACGGCTATGTGATGGGACTGCGCCACCGCACTCTGCCCATCGAGTCCGTCCAGTTCCACCCGGAGAGCTTCCGCACCGAGCACGGCATGCGCATGATTTCCAACTTCCTGCGCGGTGTACGGGGATTCGCCACCGAACGGGGCCACGTCCTGGCGGCCTGA
- a CDS encoding FAD-binding oxidoreductase, whose product MNQPDVLRTVLAAPGTAEYDEATAVFNLAAPARPETAVTARSVAEVRAAVREAAARDLPVRVHTTGHASGARQPVDGGLLIRTRLQGGVIVDADRRIARVPAGTTWGEVVAAAAPHGLTAPHGSAAHVGVVGYLLGGGVSFYGRHTGLAANSVRAVELVTADGASVRADAENDPELLWALRGGGGGFGIVTAVEFELFPVAKVVTGGTYWSAAHARPLLTAWRDWAADAPRRATTSLRVMNLPPVPGVPPALAAGPVICIDGAVFAASPDDVAEARRQAEDLLAPLRGIAEPLMDTWALTDAAGVLDAHMDPAEPVPFIGDHLLLGELGDDTAEAFLSVLGVGSGSPLAVATLRQLGGAFADADPRGGVLNQVDAAYAYMGSGPPFGPVTPEDLTTHCATVRAALDPWNTGRTVPSLVEGADRPQRHLDAEAVAAVDRVRARIDPHRRFAGDIAPGASTAG is encoded by the coding sequence ATGAATCAGCCCGACGTCCTGCGGACGGTCCTCGCGGCACCCGGCACGGCGGAGTACGACGAGGCCACGGCCGTCTTCAACCTCGCCGCACCGGCGCGGCCCGAGACGGCCGTGACCGCCCGCAGCGTGGCCGAGGTCCGCGCCGCCGTGCGCGAGGCCGCCGCCCGCGACCTGCCCGTCCGCGTGCACACCACCGGTCACGCCTCCGGCGCCCGGCAGCCTGTCGACGGCGGCCTGCTCATCCGCACCCGTCTTCAGGGCGGTGTCATCGTCGACGCGGATCGCCGGATCGCCCGGGTACCGGCCGGCACGACGTGGGGCGAGGTGGTCGCGGCGGCAGCGCCCCACGGCCTGACCGCCCCGCACGGCTCGGCGGCCCACGTCGGCGTGGTCGGCTATCTGCTCGGCGGAGGTGTCAGCTTCTACGGCCGTCACACCGGACTGGCCGCCAACAGCGTGCGCGCGGTCGAACTCGTCACCGCCGACGGCGCGTCGGTCCGCGCGGACGCCGAGAACGACCCCGAGCTGCTGTGGGCCCTGCGCGGCGGGGGAGGCGGCTTCGGCATCGTCACCGCCGTCGAGTTCGAGCTGTTCCCGGTGGCGAAGGTGGTCACCGGAGGCACCTACTGGTCCGCGGCCCACGCCCGTCCGCTGCTCACCGCCTGGCGCGACTGGGCCGCGGACGCGCCCCGCCGGGCGACCACCTCGCTGCGTGTGATGAACCTGCCACCGGTCCCCGGTGTCCCGCCCGCGCTCGCGGCCGGCCCGGTGATCTGCATCGACGGTGCGGTCTTCGCCGCATCCCCGGACGACGTGGCCGAGGCCCGGCGCCAGGCCGAGGACCTGCTCGCACCGCTGCGGGGCATCGCCGAGCCGCTCATGGACACCTGGGCGCTCACCGACGCCGCCGGTGTCCTCGACGCCCACATGGACCCTGCGGAGCCGGTCCCGTTCATCGGTGACCACCTGCTCCTCGGGGAACTCGGCGACGACACGGCCGAGGCGTTCCTGAGCGTGCTCGGTGTGGGTTCCGGCTCACCTCTCGCCGTGGCGACGCTGCGTCAGCTCGGCGGTGCCTTCGCCGACGCCGACCCCCGCGGCGGCGTACTGAACCAGGTGGACGCGGCCTACGCCTACATGGGATCGGGACCCCCGTTCGGGCCGGTCACCCCCGAGGACCTCACTACGCACTGCGCCACCGTCCGGGCCGCGCTGGACCCGTGGAACACCGGCCGCACCGTGCCGTCCCTGGTCGAGGGCGCGGACCGGCCGCAGCGCCACCTCGACGCCGAGGCCGTCGCCGCGGTGGACCGGGTACGGGCCAGGATCGACCCGCACCGGCGCTTCGCCGGCGACATCGCGCCCGGGGCGAGCACGGCCGGCTGA
- a CDS encoding class I SAM-dependent methyltransferase, producing MTVSPAPAAVGLAEAFVQARPEDVPARFHALVDALWNDGRAHPDALAAVPALVAALERSDTARKGYPAVLLGLLAETEYPVLDGPLGSAVRDHLGLYLGLLGTEETDTPLTLALLYLLSHFPGDRERILAAVSGLDLEAEDLSRLDRALSTLDPSRPDLGRVWPSPSAWTLNADERAFDQSWIKELTPQQLEANWENDTRTVLGCTGARAYWAVCHGEPRNLPEAPLPESRDVSAPVADAALFARHLGALRCPACRGSLASHDGVARCADCAARYPVAGGILDLTAPATEQQGDASADFLEKLSRVPSMGLFYEAVARPAFLRVSGSNWGGAVTPQDEDRYIADHVRPVDGPVLDLGAGAGRWTAVIAEAVGAERLIALDSALPMLNVLRGRLPDVPSVLASAAELPFEDASLGAVVCWNALQAFYADAGAAIAEVSRVLRPGGTFTLMTFRRSDDPVYGYFQSAHRFPQHQGGLQLFDLDRLRGWLADAGLTVREESGPGTFVFITAVREN from the coding sequence ATGACCGTTTCCCCCGCCCCTGCCGCCGTCGGTCTCGCCGAGGCGTTCGTGCAGGCCCGGCCGGAAGACGTGCCCGCACGTTTCCACGCGCTGGTGGACGCCCTGTGGAACGACGGCCGGGCGCACCCGGACGCTCTCGCTGCGGTGCCCGCGCTCGTGGCGGCCCTGGAGAGGTCCGACACCGCACGCAAGGGGTACCCGGCCGTGCTGCTGGGCCTGCTGGCCGAGACGGAGTACCCGGTACTCGACGGACCGCTCGGCAGCGCCGTGCGTGACCACCTCGGCCTCTATCTCGGTCTCCTGGGCACCGAGGAGACCGATACACCGCTCACCCTCGCCCTGCTCTACTTGCTGTCGCACTTCCCCGGCGACCGCGAGCGCATCCTCGCAGCGGTCTCGGGGCTCGACCTGGAGGCGGAGGACCTCTCCCGCCTGGACCGCGCGCTGAGCACGCTCGACCCCTCCCGGCCAGACCTCGGCCGGGTGTGGCCGTCTCCGTCGGCGTGGACTCTCAACGCGGACGAGCGTGCCTTCGACCAGAGCTGGATCAAGGAACTGACGCCGCAGCAGCTGGAGGCGAACTGGGAGAACGACACCCGTACGGTCCTCGGCTGCACCGGCGCCCGCGCCTACTGGGCGGTGTGCCACGGCGAGCCGCGCAACCTGCCCGAGGCTCCCCTGCCCGAGAGCCGCGACGTCAGTGCCCCCGTCGCCGACGCGGCTCTGTTCGCCCGGCACCTCGGCGCGCTGCGCTGCCCCGCCTGCCGGGGCTCCCTGGCCTCGCACGACGGTGTCGCCCGCTGCGCCGACTGCGCGGCCCGCTACCCCGTGGCCGGTGGCATCCTCGACCTGACCGCGCCCGCTACGGAGCAACAGGGCGACGCCTCCGCCGACTTCCTGGAGAAGCTGTCCCGGGTGCCCAGCATGGGCCTGTTCTACGAGGCCGTGGCCCGCCCCGCCTTTCTGCGCGTCTCCGGCTCGAACTGGGGCGGCGCCGTCACCCCGCAGGACGAGGACCGCTACATCGCCGACCACGTGCGACCCGTTGACGGGCCCGTCCTCGACCTTGGCGCCGGAGCGGGCCGGTGGACTGCCGTTATCGCCGAGGCCGTGGGCGCCGAACGGCTCATCGCCCTCGACAGCGCGCTGCCCATGCTCAACGTACTGCGCGGGCGGCTGCCCGACGTGCCGTCCGTGCTGGCATCCGCCGCCGAACTCCCCTTCGAAGACGCCTCCTTGGGAGCGGTCGTGTGCTGGAACGCCCTCCAGGCCTTCTACGCCGACGCCGGTGCGGCGATCGCCGAGGTGAGCCGGGTGCTGCGGCCCGGCGGCACGTTCACCCTGATGACCTTCCGCCGCTCCGACGACCCGGTCTACGGCTACTTCCAGTCTGCCCACCGCTTCCCCCAGCACCAGGGCGGTCTCCAGCTGTTCGACCTCGACCGGCTCCGGGGCTGGCTGGCCGACGCCGGCCTGACGGTGCGCGAGGAGAGCGGCCCGGGAACCTTCGTGTTCATCACGGCCGTACGCGAGAACTGA
- a CDS encoding phenylacetate--CoA ligase family protein encodes MTTALQTLRAPARGLGLDDFLAAYRNVSRAFYDSTLTDAQLADWRQEQLTTVLHHVTERSPFYRCHLAGVDIDAVTPEDLSSLPFTTKDDLRREMYDVLSGRVGEASIYYETNGTTGAATPCPRGPRDIATSNAAVEESWRRLFRSRFGDRMPVVGLMGPSELYAFGDVFSAVTASLGACHVKIWPESPRVGFQKALRLIEELNVEVVVCAPALCLSLAKAALHYGYDLAQLPVKLFLVLGEICTPQFAANVATVWPQAVVRPALYGSQEALCIATGADDGLLHLSAPNYVTELIDPDTGAVLGDTGAGELVLTMLVDGIKPLIRYRTGDLVRITPAPAHAPLPGPVVEVVGRVADRIALGRVRLHPGQLEAAVLDGVRGCLGYQVVIDRTSGGEDEITVRMDLLPGSADPDAVADAVAGRLRALTGAHARAVIETDLDPVTHTGSFVSWKAARVLDQRSAPDSAAVTARQVAHRYAITT; translated from the coding sequence ATGACCACCGCGCTCCAGACGCTGCGGGCCCCCGCGCGCGGCCTCGGCCTCGACGACTTCCTCGCCGCCTACCGGAACGTCAGCCGGGCCTTCTACGACTCCACCCTCACCGACGCCCAGCTCGCCGACTGGCGCCAGGAGCAGCTGACCACCGTGCTCCACCACGTCACCGAACGCTCCCCGTTCTACCGCTGTCACCTGGCGGGCGTGGACATCGACGCCGTCACCCCCGAGGACCTGTCGTCGCTGCCCTTCACCACCAAGGACGACCTGCGCCGCGAAATGTACGACGTGCTGTCGGGACGGGTCGGCGAGGCGAGTATCTACTACGAGACCAACGGGACCACCGGCGCCGCCACACCGTGCCCGCGCGGCCCCAGGGACATCGCCACCTCCAACGCGGCCGTGGAGGAGTCCTGGCGCCGGCTGTTCCGGTCCCGCTTCGGCGACCGCATGCCGGTCGTCGGCCTGATGGGCCCCTCCGAGCTCTACGCGTTCGGCGACGTGTTCAGCGCCGTCACCGCCTCACTCGGTGCGTGCCACGTGAAGATCTGGCCCGAGTCGCCCCGGGTCGGCTTCCAGAAGGCGCTGCGCCTGATCGAGGAACTGAACGTCGAGGTCGTGGTCTGCGCGCCCGCCCTCTGCCTGAGCCTCGCCAAGGCCGCGCTGCATTACGGCTACGACCTCGCCCAGCTGCCGGTGAAGCTGTTCCTGGTGCTCGGCGAGATCTGCACGCCCCAGTTCGCCGCCAACGTCGCGACCGTCTGGCCGCAAGCCGTCGTGCGCCCCGCGCTGTACGGCTCCCAGGAGGCGCTGTGCATCGCCACGGGCGCCGACGACGGCCTGCTGCACCTATCGGCGCCCAACTACGTGACCGAGCTGATCGACCCGGACACCGGGGCCGTGCTCGGCGACACCGGCGCGGGCGAACTGGTGCTGACCATGCTTGTCGACGGCATCAAGCCGCTGATCCGCTACCGCACCGGGGACCTGGTCCGCATCACCCCCGCACCGGCCCACGCACCTCTGCCCGGCCCCGTCGTCGAGGTCGTCGGCCGGGTCGCCGACCGCATCGCCCTCGGCCGGGTCCGGCTCCACCCCGGGCAGCTGGAGGCGGCTGTCCTCGACGGGGTGCGCGGCTGCCTGGGCTACCAGGTCGTCATCGACCGCACGAGCGGCGGCGAGGACGAGATCACCGTCCGCATGGACCTGCTGCCCGGGTCCGCGGATCCGGACGCCGTCGCCGACGCCGTGGCCGGGCGACTGCGCGCGCTGACCGGAGCCCATGCCAGGGCCGTCATCGAGACCGACCTCGACCCGGTTACCCACACCGGCTCCTTCGTGAGCTGGAAGGCGGCCCGGGTGCTCGATCAGCGGTCGGCTCCCGACAGCGCCGCCGTCACCGCCCGGCAGGTCGCGCACCGCTACGCGATCACCACGTGA
- a CDS encoding phenylacetate--CoA ligase family protein, producing the protein MEYWNGTAETMPREELEQWQWRRLRRALEHARHNSPFWAERIPDGITSMAAYTERMPLLYKADLLASQQAAPPYGTWPSLDPVHGVRHHQTSGTSGNPPVRTFDTERDWKWISDTFCTALYGNGVRSHHKALVSFGYGLFAGFWGMHYALERMGCTVVPAGGLDSRTVVRLLVDYRIEVLGLTPSYAMRLIETAGEMGVDLARDANVQVMLAGAEPRSDFTTRTIEQAFGARVFNAAGTTEFGGVFMFECPTRRGACHINEPTVIEEVLHPETRQPVGYGEEGVRVTTGLYREGMQLFRHWTEDIVVKRPYSECGCGRTWDFLDGGILRRVDDMRKIRGVSVTPVMIEDVLRSFPEVSEFRSSIRTVRGLDTIHVLTEAGDLTGEAAKALCARIADEFKREIGIRPQVELAPQGSLPRTKWKAARLHDERHLAHA; encoded by the coding sequence GTGGAGTACTGGAACGGCACAGCGGAGACCATGCCCCGCGAGGAGCTGGAGCAGTGGCAGTGGCGCCGCCTGCGGCGCGCACTGGAGCACGCCCGGCACAACTCGCCCTTCTGGGCCGAGCGCATCCCCGACGGCATCACCTCGATGGCCGCGTACACCGAGCGCATGCCCCTGCTGTACAAGGCGGACCTCCTTGCCTCGCAGCAGGCCGCGCCGCCGTACGGCACCTGGCCCTCGCTCGATCCGGTGCACGGGGTGCGCCACCACCAGACCAGCGGCACCAGCGGCAATCCGCCGGTGCGTACGTTCGACACCGAACGCGACTGGAAGTGGATCAGCGACACGTTCTGCACCGCGCTGTACGGCAACGGTGTGCGCTCCCATCACAAGGCCCTGGTGTCCTTCGGATACGGCCTGTTCGCCGGCTTCTGGGGCATGCACTACGCCCTGGAGCGCATGGGCTGCACGGTTGTACCGGCCGGTGGCCTGGACTCCAGGACGGTGGTCCGGCTGCTGGTCGACTACCGGATCGAGGTTCTCGGCCTCACCCCGAGCTACGCCATGCGGCTGATCGAAACCGCGGGCGAGATGGGTGTCGACCTCGCCCGGGACGCCAACGTGCAGGTGATGCTGGCGGGCGCGGAGCCGCGCTCCGACTTCACGACCCGCACCATCGAGCAGGCGTTCGGCGCCCGTGTCTTCAACGCCGCGGGGACGACCGAGTTCGGCGGGGTGTTCATGTTCGAGTGTCCCACGCGCCGAGGCGCGTGCCACATCAACGAGCCGACCGTCATCGAGGAGGTGCTGCACCCCGAGACGCGGCAGCCGGTGGGTTACGGCGAGGAGGGCGTCCGCGTCACCACCGGCCTCTACCGCGAAGGCATGCAGCTCTTTCGCCACTGGACCGAGGACATCGTGGTCAAGCGGCCCTACAGCGAATGCGGTTGCGGCCGCACCTGGGACTTCCTCGACGGCGGCATCCTGCGGCGCGTCGACGACATGCGCAAGATCCGCGGTGTCTCGGTGACCCCGGTGATGATCGAGGACGTGTTGCGTTCCTTCCCCGAGGTCAGTGAATTCCGCTCGTCCATCCGTACGGTGCGCGGACTCGACACCATCCACGTCCTGACCGAGGCGGGCGACCTCACCGGCGAGGCCGCGAAGGCCCTGTGCGCGCGCATCGCGGACGAGTTCAAGCGCGAGATCGGCATCCGGCCCCAGGTGGAGCTCGCCCCGCAGGGCAGCCTGCCCCGAACCAAGTGGAAGGCGGCACGACTTCATGACGAACGACACCTCGCTCACGCCTGA
- a CDS encoding extracellular solute-binding protein → MTARTVIDVWVADLTFPGYMDRLHRLGAEFEKAHPEYRINIEGRDFRLLSQQIAEAAEEGRPPAVAEYYFAVTQAARDSRAADGRPLFTSVQKAIAGRNEILGEPVVVDDLIPAVREYYSVDGDLTSMPAVVTAMLIYGNQTILDKAGIGSLPTTWGEIEAACEAVAALEGGPSHGVTWSNHGLFFQQALAVQGGELADNANGRAGRATRVDLSSKEMLTWAEWWRTLHSSGHYLYTGKIPDWEGNIKAFADQDVALRITSSNDLNYMAMAAENAGFEMSVGRFPGRESEPYGGNIIAGTSLWLANGLDEVTQDGALAFMQFLNNPRNAADRHIASSFVPVTRSSYRLLEDEGWFDANPYHRLASAQLGSSTEGEGVPPCRGALFGDFAGAQDVMTRAMDDVLQRGAEPAERFAEATVEAQELLEAYEKDRVDNGVRDPQSLRVEYFRDAEAYTGAQLEDAVKGTK, encoded by the coding sequence ATGACCGCCAGGACCGTGATCGACGTCTGGGTGGCCGACCTGACGTTCCCCGGCTACATGGACCGGCTCCACCGGCTCGGAGCGGAGTTCGAGAAGGCGCACCCCGAGTACCGGATCAACATCGAGGGCCGTGACTTCCGGCTGCTCTCGCAGCAGATCGCCGAGGCGGCGGAGGAAGGCCGTCCGCCGGCCGTCGCGGAGTACTACTTCGCCGTCACCCAGGCGGCCCGCGACTCGCGCGCCGCCGACGGCAGGCCGCTGTTCACCTCGGTGCAGAAGGCGATCGCGGGCCGCAATGAGATCCTCGGCGAGCCGGTGGTCGTCGACGATCTCATCCCGGCCGTGCGCGAGTACTACTCGGTGGACGGGGACCTCACCTCGATGCCCGCCGTCGTCACCGCCATGCTGATCTACGGCAACCAGACAATCCTCGACAAGGCCGGCATCGGCTCGCTGCCCACGACGTGGGGCGAGATAGAGGCGGCCTGCGAGGCGGTGGCGGCCCTGGAGGGCGGCCCGTCGCACGGTGTCACTTGGTCCAACCACGGGCTGTTCTTCCAGCAGGCGCTCGCGGTGCAGGGCGGCGAACTGGCCGACAACGCCAACGGCCGCGCGGGCCGCGCGACCCGTGTGGACCTGTCGTCGAAGGAGATGCTCACCTGGGCCGAGTGGTGGCGGACGCTGCACAGCAGCGGCCACTACCTCTACACCGGGAAGATCCCGGACTGGGAGGGCAACATCAAGGCGTTCGCCGACCAGGACGTGGCGCTGCGCATCACCTCGTCCAACGACCTCAACTACATGGCGATGGCCGCCGAGAACGCGGGCTTCGAGATGAGCGTCGGCCGCTTCCCGGGCCGGGAGAGCGAGCCGTACGGCGGCAACATCATCGCGGGCACCTCGCTGTGGCTGGCGAACGGCCTCGACGAGGTCACCCAGGACGGCGCGCTGGCCTTCATGCAGTTCCTGAACAACCCGCGCAACGCCGCCGACCGGCACATCGCCTCCAGTTTCGTCCCGGTCACCCGCTCCTCCTACCGGCTGCTGGAGGACGAGGGCTGGTTCGACGCCAACCCCTACCACCGTCTCGCCAGCGCGCAGCTCGGCTCCTCTACGGAAGGCGAGGGCGTGCCGCCGTGCCGCGGCGCCCTGTTCGGCGACTTCGCCGGCGCCCAGGACGTTATGACCCGGGCCATGGACGACGTGCTCCAGCGAGGCGCGGAGCCCGCCGAGCGCTTCGCCGAGGCCACTGTGGAGGCGCAGGAACTCCTCGAAGCCTACGAGAAGGACCGCGTCGACAACGGCGTACGCGACCCGCAGAGCCTGCGGGTGGAGTACTTCCGTGACGCGGAGGCCTACACGGGCGCCCAGCTGGAGGACGCGGTGAAGGGCACGAAGTAG
- a CDS encoding epoxide hydrolase family protein: protein MHPFRIDIPQAQLDDLHRRLDATRWPDELPGVGWDRGVPLSYLKELAEYWRTSFDWRAAEAQLNAHPQFTEEIDGARVHFLHVRSPEPDATPLLLTHGWPGSVAEFLDVIGPLTDPRAHGGDPADAFHLVIPSIPGYGFSSLTETGWDTPRIARAWAELMARLGYDRYVAQGGDAGAVISLELGRIDPEHVAGVHVNMLMTFPSGDPAELAALDERDQARLGKLARFDAELSGYMKLQQTRPQTLAYALTDSPVGQLAWIVEKFLDWTGATELPEDAVDRDRLLTNVTIYWLTATAGSSAQFYYEGAAGVRAAAAGAVPPPLTVPVGVAVFPDDIFVPIRSLADRDLPTITHWSEFEQGGHFAALEQPAALTGDVRAFARTLRPAAVTA from the coding sequence ATGCATCCCTTCCGCATCGACATCCCGCAGGCCCAGCTCGACGATCTGCACCGCCGCCTGGACGCGACGCGCTGGCCGGACGAGCTGCCCGGTGTGGGCTGGGACCGCGGAGTGCCGCTGAGTTACCTCAAGGAGCTCGCCGAGTACTGGCGCACCTCGTTCGACTGGAGGGCGGCCGAGGCCCAGCTGAACGCGCACCCGCAGTTCACCGAGGAGATCGACGGCGCCCGGGTGCACTTCCTGCACGTACGCTCCCCCGAGCCGGACGCGACGCCGCTGTTGCTCACGCACGGCTGGCCGGGCTCCGTCGCCGAGTTCCTCGACGTGATCGGGCCGCTGACCGACCCGCGCGCGCACGGCGGCGACCCGGCGGACGCCTTCCACCTGGTGATCCCGTCGATCCCCGGCTACGGATTCTCCTCGCTGACCGAGACCGGCTGGGACACCCCGCGGATCGCCCGCGCCTGGGCCGAGCTGATGGCCCGGCTGGGCTACGACCGCTACGTCGCCCAGGGCGGCGACGCCGGTGCGGTGATCTCCCTGGAGCTCGGCCGCATCGATCCCGAGCACGTGGCCGGCGTGCACGTGAACATGCTGATGACGTTCCCGTCCGGCGATCCCGCCGAGCTGGCCGCCCTCGACGAGCGCGATCAGGCGCGGCTGGGCAAGCTGGCCCGCTTCGACGCGGAGCTGTCCGGCTACATGAAGCTGCAGCAGACCCGCCCGCAGACGCTGGCGTACGCGCTTACCGACTCCCCCGTGGGCCAGCTGGCCTGGATCGTGGAGAAGTTCCTGGATTGGACGGGGGCGACGGAGCTGCCCGAGGACGCCGTCGACCGCGACCGTCTGCTGACGAACGTGACGATCTACTGGCTGACGGCGACCGCGGGTTCGTCGGCCCAGTTCTACTACGAGGGCGCGGCCGGCGTGCGCGCCGCGGCGGCCGGTGCCGTACCGCCGCCGCTGACCGTGCCGGTGGGCGTCGCCGTCTTCCCGGACGACATCTTCGTGCCCATCCGCAGCCTCGCCGACCGGGACCTGCCCACCATCACGCACTGGTCGGAGTTCGAGCAGGGCGGCCACTTCGCCGCGCTGGAACAGCCCGCTGCCCTCACCGGCGACGTCCGGGCCTTCGCCCGCACCCTGCGCCCCGCGGCCGTGACGGCCTGA